One part of the Aurantibacillus circumpalustris genome encodes these proteins:
- a CDS encoding RHS repeat-associated core domain-containing protein, with the protein MKNSTLVFAILILFSTKIFCQSESRNNRAYSDHLTIPGCYIQTYDDKFTSSAGWDNGFTHTANTAIIEFGLDEDKHLQHHTAIKLCAKFDVQLTDASFSFTTLTNQQLDINYDPAELSRYKDKVQIIFPNIYKAKVYNITISYCATTVNCTSCNTVYNLSDAYLQAEIVTERIYTFTPTYSFTTGDFTDSLTTNDQLKITWPFISGATSYELEYAFIDDYSTTLGTYVSSTTLTYDFEHDASRISINKNHYYIPLTYEHGYIVYRVRPIGLNSSSKRIDGTWYPTLAAGSLSLSACIRAINPEFPSQILNWQSVKTFAESGKTGTGVEFADAIGLPRQSLERLNSDAKTIAQSSLFDFYGRPTIQVLPSPVSEQHFKYRFGLNISDNIFSSAPPTIVFDKQIFHRNNTSTFCLPVSFSMSPTFSVGGASNYYSPNNNNKEAFQGYLPDAEGYPFTQVLYTNDGLNRIASKTMPGSLHKISGDEVTKFVYSEPEQVQLDRIFGSEVGRSNFYQRTSIKDPNGQFSIRIEDMYGRLVASFLKGINPKNVDPLANMTATATLIESYDTAPNNVSYPDTWCKEINKTFEVYAENSDEGFKYETTWGAAFTEDCNGSTSPCFDCVYDVTLSITNPCGAEVFNYDGSNSGYIGFIGRPPPYSGTVNCSQPTATHVTGVGLTNTVSIIFHEVGKYKIYKKICVSNAPVEDYTDTYLDFLNSTTCGVDKCEIYNTILSTIDFTGCFPQTCASCFSSVNSYTAISASNSSTTFPYQGPQGGGLNYPNEISPNGSTQTVFTSTMTPQEISNAYEECTVYCAQNDRCSTYGKLMEADFYPETGQFAATNPTVSTWPVSIFNPTNTLPGNPTWSTTLSYSSAAGTADYVQINGVNLSPYQLSQADYIKYFRKSWAKTLVQFHPEMCKKYFYCNVIGSSLDYDDIINNMNHSDEACNNGGYWFPVRYSSYSNYKPSGSCTTLTTGIDPITMNSYTSNTAFANEINVFTNAITQNFRNTGFDIYRYTAAQSNTAIGSSSPPTYTLGQDPCTADGEWISFKTYYINAKRVLYQKLLNVFLQSPSSYGAGALSCTTMPTGAASYFPDPIEFLNSKYPTTGTVTPGSLYTLAISPPSGTNTSAMTSYTNAMSQYTNMVVPSPTMAANQCSNACNSYTASWDINLKATCTAYASSTLQTSIINAMVEVCKLGCDYASNLMGASSTAPGTVYTLPGTSQTVSTFQQILDYYLPAGGCSTIVLNGPAPYPAQNGTITLNQLSSCRCDIILDVAEEFASTTHTNISYEWQLFEQKYGFDLPEYNRLKCACQSALTNSWTAGYSWSPTETSALSNYTMAIDKRLICKNCISCTDVANAINNMTLPITSPSYTNLVDQINLIPGNKIYVSNSLNSMFGLHTLQEYLGLYEDCATFASTTTPYSYVNTVTKQGMDLYYYLQSIAWNKNFLNNHTMTLCKDDKYFLSSLYNGSLPIIAGNSFSSTANSNSLTIVISLSATPIASIQLIKPSSYSGSWDDFIDLYNFVAYSPPPQISGPNYSFKLDAEDNLNAVISLTGSVTYTAWPISYLSYGSYTVPAICPPAPLPQKNACVINLLNTALTQAEAKYQETIAAVTVTFQNAWKNHCFNTLNETFTRSFNGADEYNYTLYYYDLAGNLQRTVPPNGADPGILTSVTVAISPTITVLPAYSSSSAVAYNFVNDYHYDSYNNLVDESSVDGGKTTYYYDNVGRILGSQNAKQMAASTSTDVICSYTIYDYIGRITETGQAHFATAGYLSDISAALSPSTPREEVTKIYYDRATNTTSVLTAFTNSVQQNLRNRVAFVTYQDVYSTNVNNYNHATYYSYDDHGNVVELVQHNKQLDIFNQGFRTIKYDFELISGNMVKASYQSKKPDQFIHKYYYDDDNRLKEVFTSKDEINWDRDAKYFYYEHGPLARVERADKKVQGTDYFYTIHGWIKGINSDALSQTSDAGKDGTTGNKYLSSYNDVHEWIAKDAMAFSLNYYNTSTITDYKAIKTFTTTDVNPLMSITGFSNNAHPFYLDNNSANLVGDGADLFNGNISSMTTSFIDKDPTNSISNNTTFPLLTAYRYDQLQRITKMKTFRNWNSSSLSWNAGTTSNYDNAYKMNLSYDNNGNILNLIRKGPGNGISSGSSLNMDSLVYTYYNTGITGIDYNSNKLRCVNDVVSDNNYGDDIDDFACELAEEITVGNSIHFGDRRYYYDRIGNMTADNGESIMEVKWTVDRKIKSIERDPALLSNSNTTRPDIEYEYNSQRQRVSKLVKPRDPTSKLLRPVQEWVYTYYVYDASGNVMATYNRAAANVSGNSFVDKLSLNEHHIYGAKRLATARNSNTLIAWTYGFDNPCGEEISNCRGAATSGPSPGPTIAVSGYNTERNLGYKDFELSNHLGNVVTTVSDRKIQSNFTAGACLKTFDFSGGVPSNNEIGDNHISLSVSGGSLVCTMQNSYFISGINPIFGNNLTSGEVYQFEFDFHPGNLTSSDGLYVVPFEYNGGSPLLGSYFWTAYSAVPAAGHYSFTYTPTYTGPTYTTHLAFNTNAGTHYFKVDNIKLCPINGAVTSYSPDILSNTDYYPFGQTMPGRTWTGGDGYRYGFNGMEKDKETSSGASNFGLRTYDSRVGRFFSRDPLSILAPIRSPYSFAGNSPIAFIDKDGGFMISPAQARAYPKLNQMLLKISEMVNDPGAASNPILGALATASGLDIKTPEGMQTLKEVLSYGSGPLVSVNHLTQSSGRQSGNIIQISHISVNNVENGYYSNRILGRRVVVGRDYSNTLEAASILSLFSTLLHEAGHVINDNRGGNWVAKDEEDNMDKNFDAKIWLHNVGGAKSFLRYGIVQPNNSATAMFRNPIGNLTPNNIQNYFFPKGWGSGATKVISVDNLAPKTINQLPNTSSTPDINPTVSEVPTGNVPSNKIDIPIQD; encoded by the coding sequence ATGAAAAACTCAACGCTTGTTTTTGCGATTTTAATACTCTTCTCAACAAAGATTTTTTGCCAGAGTGAAAGTCGAAATAATAGGGCTTATTCGGATCATCTGACTATACCAGGTTGTTATATACAAACATATGATGATAAATTCACATCAAGTGCCGGCTGGGATAATGGGTTTACCCACACTGCCAACACAGCTATTATCGAGTTTGGTCTAGATGAAGACAAACATTTACAACACCACACTGCAATTAAGCTTTGCGCTAAATTCGATGTGCAGCTCACTGATGCCTCGTTTTCTTTCACAACACTCACCAATCAGCAGTTAGATATTAACTACGATCCGGCTGAACTAAGTCGTTACAAGGACAAAGTTCAGATTATATTTCCCAACATTTATAAGGCTAAAGTGTACAATATAACTATCAGTTATTGTGCTACTACTGTGAACTGCACATCCTGCAATACAGTGTACAACCTTAGTGACGCATACTTACAGGCCGAAATAGTTACCGAAAGAATTTATACTTTTACGCCCACATATTCTTTTACCACCGGTGATTTCACAGATTCACTTACCACAAACGATCAACTTAAAATTACCTGGCCATTTATTTCTGGAGCCACCAGCTATGAGTTAGAATATGCATTTATAGACGATTATAGCACTACACTGGGAACCTATGTGTCATCAACTACACTTACTTATGATTTCGAACATGATGCCTCACGCATCTCCATCAATAAAAACCATTATTATATTCCCTTAACTTACGAACACGGCTATATCGTTTACAGGGTGCGCCCCATAGGATTAAACTCTTCCTCGAAAAGAATAGATGGTACATGGTATCCAACGTTAGCTGCCGGATCTTTAAGTCTATCAGCATGTATTAGAGCTATTAACCCTGAATTCCCCTCGCAAATTCTTAACTGGCAAAGTGTTAAAACATTTGCCGAATCAGGTAAAACTGGAACAGGTGTTGAATTTGCAGACGCTATCGGGTTACCCCGGCAAAGTCTTGAACGTTTAAACTCAGACGCAAAGACAATAGCTCAAAGCAGTCTTTTTGATTTTTATGGACGACCAACAATTCAAGTACTACCCTCGCCTGTGAGTGAACAGCACTTCAAGTACCGCTTTGGACTTAATATTTCAGATAACATTTTTTCAAGCGCACCTCCAACTATTGTATTCGATAAACAAATTTTCCACAGAAATAACACAAGTACTTTTTGTCTTCCTGTTTCTTTTTCAATGAGCCCAACATTTAGTGTGGGAGGGGCGAGTAATTATTATTCTCCGAATAACAACAACAAGGAAGCCTTTCAAGGCTATTTACCTGATGCGGAAGGTTATCCTTTTACTCAAGTGTTATATACTAATGATGGCTTAAATAGAATAGCTAGTAAAACTATGCCAGGTTCTTTGCATAAAATTTCTGGCGATGAAGTAACAAAATTCGTTTATTCAGAACCTGAGCAGGTGCAATTAGATAGGATTTTTGGAAGTGAGGTAGGTCGTTCAAATTTCTACCAGCGTACTTCAATCAAAGATCCGAATGGACAGTTTAGTATTCGAATTGAGGACATGTATGGTCGACTTGTAGCAAGTTTTCTAAAAGGGATAAATCCAAAGAATGTAGATCCGTTAGCAAATATGACTGCAACGGCGACCCTAATTGAATCCTATGATACAGCGCCTAACAATGTTTCCTATCCAGACACCTGGTGTAAGGAAATAAATAAGACTTTTGAAGTATATGCAGAAAATAGTGACGAAGGTTTTAAATATGAAACTACATGGGGAGCGGCTTTTACAGAAGATTGTAATGGTAGTACTTCCCCCTGTTTTGATTGCGTTTACGATGTAACATTAAGTATTACTAACCCTTGTGGGGCAGAGGTTTTTAATTATGACGGTTCGAATTCAGGTTACATAGGTTTTATTGGTCGACCACCACCATATTCTGGCACTGTCAACTGCAGTCAGCCAACTGCAACGCATGTAACGGGAGTAGGCCTTACTAATACTGTAAGTATTATTTTTCATGAGGTTGGTAAATATAAAATTTATAAAAAAATATGTGTAAGCAATGCCCCAGTTGAAGATTACACGGATACTTATCTTGACTTTCTAAATAGCACTACCTGCGGAGTTGATAAGTGTGAAATCTATAATACTATTCTTAGCACTATCGATTTTACGGGTTGTTTTCCTCAAACCTGTGCAAGTTGCTTTAGCTCAGTAAATTCATATACTGCGATATCTGCTTCCAATTCTAGCACAACTTTTCCCTACCAGGGACCGCAAGGCGGAGGCCTAAATTATCCCAATGAGATTTCTCCTAATGGTTCAACCCAAACGGTTTTTACTTCTACCATGACTCCTCAGGAAATAAGTAATGCATATGAGGAATGTACTGTTTATTGTGCACAAAACGATCGCTGTTCAACTTACGGAAAATTAATGGAAGCAGATTTTTATCCTGAAACGGGTCAGTTTGCTGCAACAAATCCTACAGTATCAACTTGGCCGGTTTCTATTTTTAATCCAACAAATACACTGCCGGGAAATCCAACTTGGTCTACTACTCTTTCTTATTCAAGCGCTGCGGGAACTGCTGATTATGTTCAGATTAATGGGGTCAACCTTAGCCCTTATCAATTAAGTCAAGCGGACTATATTAAATACTTTCGCAAAAGTTGGGCAAAAACCTTGGTTCAATTCCATCCTGAAATGTGTAAAAAATACTTTTACTGTAATGTTATTGGTAGTTCACTCGATTACGATGATATAATAAATAACATGAATCATTCAGATGAAGCCTGTAATAATGGTGGTTATTGGTTTCCTGTTAGGTACAGTTCTTATAGCAATTACAAACCTTCTGGTTCCTGTACAACTTTAACTACGGGAATCGACCCAATAACCATGAACAGTTATACCAGTAATACAGCTTTTGCAAACGAAATCAATGTCTTTACAAATGCTATAACTCAAAATTTCAGAAACACAGGTTTCGATATCTATAGATATACAGCTGCACAATCCAATACTGCCATCGGTTCATCCTCACCACCAACATATACACTTGGTCAAGATCCTTGCACTGCAGATGGAGAATGGATATCTTTTAAGACATATTACATCAATGCAAAACGTGTTTTATATCAAAAACTGTTAAACGTTTTTCTTCAATCTCCTTCAAGTTATGGTGCGGGCGCTTTAAGCTGTACTACTATGCCTACTGGCGCTGCGAGTTATTTCCCCGATCCAATAGAGTTTCTCAATTCTAAATATCCAACCACTGGAACAGTGACACCTGGTTCATTGTATACTTTAGCAATAAGCCCACCTTCTGGAACTAATACCTCAGCCATGACAAGTTATACCAATGCCATGAGCCAATATACAAACATGGTAGTTCCTTCGCCTACTATGGCTGCAAATCAATGTAGTAACGCCTGCAATTCTTATACCGCTAGTTGGGACATAAACTTAAAGGCGACCTGCACTGCATATGCTAGTTCGACTTTGCAAACAAGTATTATAAACGCCATGGTAGAAGTTTGCAAATTAGGCTGCGACTATGCCAGTAATCTTATGGGAGCTAGTTCGACTGCCCCTGGCACAGTTTATACCCTTCCTGGCACAAGTCAAACGGTGAGTACTTTTCAACAAATACTTGACTATTACTTACCAGCCGGAGGTTGTAGCACCATTGTTTTAAACGGTCCGGCTCCTTATCCAGCCCAAAACGGTACTATAACTTTAAACCAGTTAAGTAGTTGTAGATGTGATATTATATTAGATGTAGCTGAAGAATTTGCCAGCACAACCCATACTAATATTTCTTATGAATGGCAGTTGTTTGAACAAAAATATGGTTTCGATTTACCAGAGTATAATCGTCTCAAGTGCGCCTGCCAAAGCGCATTAACTAATTCATGGACGGCAGGTTATTCATGGTCCCCTACTGAAACAAGCGCCCTAAGCAATTACACTATGGCCATTGACAAACGATTAATTTGTAAAAACTGCATTAGTTGCACAGATGTGGCAAACGCTATTAACAATATGACACTTCCCATTACGAGCCCTTCTTATACCAATTTAGTTGACCAGATAAACCTTATACCAGGTAACAAAATCTACGTAAGCAACTCATTAAACAGCATGTTTGGCTTGCACACACTCCAGGAGTATTTAGGTCTTTACGAAGATTGTGCCACATTCGCTTCAACTACTACGCCTTATTCATATGTAAATACTGTAACAAAGCAGGGTATGGACCTCTATTATTATTTGCAGAGTATTGCATGGAATAAGAACTTTTTAAATAACCATACTATGACGCTATGTAAAGATGATAAATACTTTCTTTCCTCTCTTTACAACGGGTCTCTTCCTATTATTGCTGGTAATTCATTTTCATCTACTGCAAATAGTAACAGCCTTACAATTGTTATTTCCTTGAGTGCAACACCTATTGCAAGTATTCAACTAATAAAACCTTCTTCATATTCAGGTAGCTGGGATGATTTTATAGACTTATATAATTTTGTTGCATATAGTCCTCCCCCGCAAATATCAGGTCCAAATTATAGTTTTAAATTAGACGCTGAAGATAATTTAAATGCCGTAATTAGTCTTACAGGATCTGTTACATATACTGCCTGGCCAATCAGTTACTTGAGTTACGGCAGTTATACCGTTCCAGCTATTTGTCCCCCAGCGCCGTTACCCCAAAAAAACGCCTGCGTTATAAATTTGTTAAACACAGCACTAACACAAGCTGAGGCAAAATACCAGGAAACAATTGCTGCTGTTACAGTTACCTTCCAGAACGCTTGGAAAAATCATTGTTTTAATACACTGAATGAAACCTTTACAAGAAGTTTTAATGGTGCAGATGAATATAACTATACGTTGTACTACTACGATCTTGCCGGTAACCTGCAGCGGACAGTTCCACCTAACGGTGCAGATCCAGGCATACTCACAAGTGTTACCGTAGCAATTTCTCCAACAATTACTGTACTTCCTGCTTATAGTAGTTCTTCAGCCGTTGCCTATAATTTCGTGAACGATTACCACTATGATAGTTATAATAACCTTGTTGATGAAAGTAGCGTTGATGGAGGTAAAACGACTTATTATTATGATAATGTGGGAAGGATTCTGGGTTCCCAAAATGCAAAGCAGATGGCAGCAAGCACAAGTACAGATGTAATTTGCTCTTACACTATCTACGATTACATAGGTCGTATTACAGAAACTGGGCAGGCTCATTTTGCTACCGCAGGTTATTTATCAGACATAAGCGCAGCGCTTAGTCCCTCTACTCCTCGTGAGGAGGTTACAAAGATATACTACGACCGAGCAACTAATACAACTTCCGTACTAACTGCATTTACGAACTCTGTGCAGCAGAATCTTCGCAATAGAGTTGCTTTTGTAACTTATCAAGATGTGTATAGCACGAATGTTAACAATTACAACCATGCTACTTATTATTCTTATGATGATCATGGCAATGTTGTTGAATTAGTGCAACACAACAAGCAACTGGATATATTCAATCAGGGATTCAGAACCATAAAATATGACTTTGAATTAATAAGTGGCAATATGGTTAAGGCAAGTTACCAAAGCAAAAAGCCAGATCAATTCATTCATAAATACTACTATGACGATGATAACCGCTTAAAAGAGGTGTTTACCAGTAAAGATGAAATTAACTGGGATCGTGATGCGAAATACTTTTATTACGAGCATGGTCCTTTGGCTCGTGTCGAAAGGGCAGATAAAAAGGTTCAGGGAACAGATTATTTTTATACAATTCATGGCTGGATCAAAGGTATCAATAGCGACGCTTTAAGCCAAACAAGTGATGCTGGAAAAGATGGAACTACCGGAAATAAATACTTAAGTTCTTATAATGATGTGCATGAATGGATAGCCAAAGATGCCATGGCTTTTAGCCTTAACTATTATAATACTTCAACCATCACCGATTATAAGGCCATTAAAACATTTACCACTACTGATGTAAACCCGCTAATGTCTATTACAGGATTTAGTAACAACGCCCATCCTTTCTATTTAGACAATAATTCTGCGAATTTAGTAGGAGATGGAGCCGATCTTTTTAATGGAAATATTAGCAGCATGACCACTAGCTTTATTGATAAAGATCCTACCAATTCTATTTCTAACAACACTACCTTTCCTTTATTAACTGCATATCGTTACGACCAATTGCAACGTATTACAAAAATGAAGACTTTCAGAAACTGGAACTCATCGTCGCTCAGTTGGAATGCCGGCACTACTAGCAACTATGACAACGCTTATAAAATGAATTTATCTTACGATAATAATGGAAATATCTTAAATTTGATCCGCAAAGGGCCTGGAAATGGAATCTCTAGTGGTTCGAGTTTAAATATGGATTCTCTTGTTTACACATACTATAACACTGGAATAACGGGAATTGATTATAATTCAAATAAACTTCGTTGTGTAAATGATGTTGTATCAGACAATAATTACGGAGACGATATTGATGATTTCGCTTGCGAGTTGGCTGAAGAAATAACTGTAGGTAATTCTATACACTTTGGCGATAGACGTTATTATTATGACAGAATCGGAAATATGACTGCTGATAACGGCGAAAGTATTATGGAAGTTAAATGGACTGTTGACCGAAAAATAAAGAGTATTGAACGCGATCCTGCTCTTTTATCGAATTCAAATACTACAAGGCCCGACATAGAATACGAATACAATAGCCAAAGGCAACGGGTAAGTAAATTAGTAAAACCTCGCGATCCAACCTCAAAATTATTACGGCCAGTGCAAGAATGGGTTTATACTTATTATGTTTATGACGCCAGTGGTAACGTAATGGCAACATACAATAGAGCAGCAGCAAATGTATCTGGTAATTCGTTTGTCGATAAATTATCACTAAACGAACACCATATTTACGGTGCTAAAAGATTGGCAACTGCCAGAAACAGTAATACTTTAATAGCTTGGACTTATGGGTTCGATAACCCTTGTGGTGAAGAAATTTCGAACTGTCGCGGCGCGGCTACCAGCGGCCCAAGTCCTGGGCCAACCATTGCAGTGAGCGGGTATAATACTGAACGTAATTTGGGTTACAAAGATTTTGAACTCTCCAATCATTTGGGTAATGTTGTTACCACTGTGAGTGACAGAAAAATACAAAGCAATTTTACTGCCGGAGCTTGCCTAAAAACATTTGATTTTAGCGGCGGTGTTCCATCAAATAATGAAATTGGAGATAATCACATAAGCCTTTCAGTATCTGGTGGCTCTTTGGTTTGCACAATGCAAAACTCATACTTTATTTCTGGAATAAATCCAATATTTGGGAATAATTTAACATCAGGTGAAGTATACCAGTTCGAGTTTGATTTTCATCCAGGAAACCTTACATCAAGTGATGGTTTATATGTTGTTCCGTTCGAATATAATGGTGGTTCACCATTACTAGGAAGCTATTTTTGGACTGCTTATTCAGCTGTACCCGCTGCAGGCCATTACTCTTTTACTTATACGCCCACCTATACTGGCCCAACCTATACAACCCACCTTGCTTTTAATACTAATGCGGGTACACATTATTTTAAGGTAGATAACATTAAACTCTGCCCAATAAACGGGGCTGTAACAAGCTATAGTCCAGATATTTTAAGTAATACGGACTATTACCCCTTTGGGCAAACAATGCCTGGACGAACCTGGACTGGAGGAGACGGGTATAGATACGGCTTTAACGGCATGGAAAAGGACAAAGAAACGTCCTCAGGAGCAAGTAATTTTGGACTAAGAACTTATGATAGTAGAGTAGGAAGGTTTTTTAGTAGAGATCCTTTAAGTATATTAGCGCCGATCAGATCACCATACTCATTTGCAGGAAATAGTCCAATCGCTTTTATTGATAAAGATGGAGGCTTTATGATTTCTCCTGCTCAGGCTAGAGCTTACCCTAAACTGAACCAAATGCTATTAAAGATTAGTGAAATGGTTAATGATCCTGGTGCAGCATCTAATCCTATCTTAGGTGCATTAGCTACGGCATCAGGATTAGATATAAAGACTCCTGAAGGTATGCAGACTCTTAAGGAAGTATTGTCATATGGTTCGGGTCCTCTTGTTTCCGTTAATCATTTAACACAAAGCTCTGGTAGACAAAGTGGCAACATTATTCAAATTAGCCATATATCTGTTAACAACGTAGAAAATGGCTATTATTCCAATAGAATATTGGGTAGACGTGTTGTAGTAGGTCGTGATTATTCTAACACCCTTGAAGCAGCTTCTATTTTATCATTGTTCAGTACGTTATTACATGAAGCTGGTCATGTAATCAATGATAATCGTGGTGGAAATTGGGTCGCTAAAGATGAAGAGGACAATATGGATAAAAACTTTGATGCAAAAATTTGGCTTCATAACGTTGGGGGCGCTAAAAGTTTTTTAAGATATGGTATTGTTCAGCCCAATAATTCTGCAACAGCGATGTTTAGAAATCCAATTGGCAATTTAACTCCCAACAATATACAAAATTACTTTTTTCCAAAAGGATGGGGTAGCGGAGCTACCAAGGTTATATCAGTAGATAATTTAGCTCCTAAAACCATTAATCAATTACCAAACACTTCTTCTACTCCAGATATTAATCCAACAGTATCCGAAGTTCCTACAGGTAATGTGCCTTCTAATAAAATAGACATACCAATTCAAGATTAA
- a CDS encoding OmpH family outer membrane protein, translating into MAKNVIIILSIIFGVSALAMSLKNNSIKTVYIDMARVYEEFHLSVELNAELAKTVKARKHILDSLYKNLSFENQKVRELKATSKETIDNLKKLEQEYLYKKNSIEKENQSQSEKCNEKIWKQINRYVESYGKMMNYSYILGATGQGNIMYASVEGNVTDPLILYINQQYEGNNE; encoded by the coding sequence ATGGCAAAAAATGTAATAATTATTCTATCCATAATCTTTGGAGTTTCGGCTTTGGCAATGTCGCTAAAAAACAATTCCATAAAGACTGTATACATTGATATGGCTCGTGTCTATGAAGAGTTTCATTTATCAGTTGAACTCAATGCTGAATTAGCTAAAACAGTTAAAGCTCGTAAGCACATACTAGACTCTCTTTATAAAAATTTAAGTTTTGAAAACCAAAAAGTGAGGGAGTTAAAAGCAACAAGTAAGGAAACCATTGACAATCTTAAGAAATTGGAGCAAGAATACTTATATAAAAAAAATTCGATTGAAAAAGAAAACCAATCTCAGTCTGAAAAATGTAACGAAAAAATTTGGAAACAAATAAATAGATATGTTGAAAGCTATGGAAAAATGATGAATTACAGTTATATTCTTGGCGCGACTGGACAAGGAAATATTATGTATGCGTCTGTCGAGGGCAATGTGACGGATCCGCTAATATTATATATTAATCAACAGTATGAAGGTAACAATGAATAG